The Rhododendron vialii isolate Sample 1 chromosome 3a, ASM3025357v1 nucleotide sequence TTGCTTTAATAATATCCATTGATCATATCATTCGGTGAAACGTACCGACACTCCCACCCTAACCCATGCCTCATCCACCAGAATCGATCGATCGATGCTTTATTATATATCTCTTTCCATGCAGTCACTTATACTCTTTCTTATGAGAGgaactttgaaaattttatagaATTGAGCAGAGGCGTAATCCTGAAGTAGGTCAACTCTCTGGTTGCTGGTAGTGGGCATTTGGTACCTAATGCTGTTAGAAGTGGCCTGGAAGAGATGCCAAGTTTTCAGCTTTCTTGATCATGTGGAAATTTTAGTGTTTTTCAAGCTACTGGGATCCAAAAACACTGGTCTGTTTAAAGGGTTAAAATATTCCCCCGTTATCATTTCCTGCAGGAACTTTACGATGAGACTTTCCCTTTCTGTCAATTGATGAGTGGATTAGTTGTTTGCGTACAAATAGCTCTTTCACATATTCCCTTCTTTTTCATCTTGCATCCTCCCTGGGAAGCAAGGTATAAAGGATAATCATTATGCAACAACCACAACcgagagagagatcagagagagagagagagtttcctTCAGCTAATTTCCTTAACTATGTGCATCAGGAGATTAGGGATGGATATTTTTTAGTTTCACCAAAggatttgtgtgtttttgttcgCATGCAAGCGATGAATTTGATTTGAGTGGTAGAACATACAtattaaaacttaaaataagAAGTTTCGGGATtgcttttcgaattttctcagcTTTTAGCCTTTTAGCTTCATATTGTAGCAATGTATCCATTGACGTTCCTACGGACGCTATTGTTTAGATTTCCCTGTGCGACACGGTATTATAGCAAAACTGCCTATAGGGTAATTTTTAAAAGTTGGTGTGCACAATTATTGCTGGTTTGTCCAACTTTATGGGTAACCCTCGCATACCATTGGTTCTTCCTAATAGTATTTGGTGTGAACTTGTCCACTGTTTCTATTGGACCTGATAAAGCTCTCACCTCCTTTCCTAGTTTTGGGACCTTGGCAATCAAGTGCATGGCTTTTGAAGAATGCTTTGTGTTAGGTTGATACCCTGATGTTGTGCTAGATCTTTGGAAATCAGCCAAAATAggaaataataataacaacttTGGCACGCAAAGCCCCCTACCCCTTCAAGAGTTCATGAGTTCAAGGAAAAGGCGGGTTGGGGCGACCAATGTAGTTAACCTCTTTGCGCGTGACTACAGAATGAGAAGAGGAACCCATCCGTCCTGGAATGTCCGGATCTAAGCCATAGTTGACCCGGTCAGGAAGGACATATTTGTCCATCGCCACGTCGCGGGACCCATCACCCAGAACTCCACCGAAATGCAAGTAGACGTATGGCCTCCATAGCCCAACCATCTAGTCCTAAGTCGACTCAAACTCAGGACCGGTGGAACGAGAAGAGGGTTTTAACCGGGCTGGCTCAACCACTTGAACTACCATCCCGATTGTTCTTATTCACAATGAAATTTTCATCAAGTAACTACTACGTAAGCTCAATTTTGTGTCTCCCAGTCTGCATATTAAAGTGATTTTATCTGTCTCTCACTCTCGACAGATAATTCCTATTTAGTTCCCACATTTCTCTCAAGTGCAGATGTGCATCCATATTGTGACTCCCACCCCTTCTGCTGTGTCTCAAAACTCGTCAACAGCATAATACATATTtataccttctttttcaaaaagaaggtaattttaaactcaaatataacgaaaatgaaaaataatatttcaattttttttgcaccatttaaaaaatctcaatgagatctattaaacaagatccatattggtaggaaaattatttgcgtgaacacattattttttagcttgaaattatcttccttttctaaaagttctttatTTACAAAATTTGAACGGGGTCTATTATCTGAGTTTAACTTAGAATGCATTCCTTCAATTTAAACCTGATTTTAGGTCCACCGACAGTCCACACATAATTCATAAAGTCAAAAAACAGAATTTACATTTATCTGCATTGTCATCGTAAAACGCAATCTCTTCTAGTATTTCTCGGAAAACTAGAGAATTTTATGGACTTTAGTTAGATTTGATCCTAGTTAAAACGGATGTCTTACCTTTAATTGAACCATAAAAGAGATTACTCAAAATACATGTAAGATGGTCCGAACACCCTTGtctgtaaaaaaataaaagaacggTTCCACTTTGGTTGCTAGTATTAATAGCTTTCACTTCCTAAGTTCATTACAATGGGCAAAAGACGCCAAGTTTTCAGCTTCTTTACATGGAAAAAGTGAGTTTGAAGTTAGAGGGATCCAAAAACGCACATCTTTGAAAAATGTTTAAACTAATCCACTGTCATCATTCCCTGCAGATCACTTTATAGTTTATAGTAATTAAACTCTCTTCCTATCAGTTGAGTGGGTTAGTTGATTTGAGAACAGATTATCCTTCATTCGTATTCTCCTTTGTCATCATCTATCCTTATATATTCCTTACCAAGAAGAAAGGCATACCACATTCATCGTCATGCACCAAGCACTAGAAAAGTCCCAGAAGTAGAATTGACCTGCTCTAAGCCACAGACACAaccagagagagggagagagagagatatgtccGAGCCCATAATGCATTTATCCTTCACTTAAGATCCTTATTATATCTCAAGTGACAAATCTACATACATATACTATTATCATCACTGCCAATGCCACAAACATAAAATGGCAATGGCTAAGGAGGACAACAAGGAaaatgagaagaagaagaacaatgTATAATCTTTTATCAATGAAAACCCCATTTATTGCTGAATAACAATTGAGAAAGGGGGTTTGCTAGCAAAATCTAAATACACAAAAGAATGGAGAATAGACACCAAACCAACTTGACACAATTTGAAAAGCACGCATCCACACACACTAGAACATATACTTCACCCATTGCTTTACTCAAGCAAGCCCCAATTGAATTTGGGATGTACTGGATTACCGGCGTTTGATGTCGAAGGTGGGGCGGGATCGAACGTCTCCCACTGCGTGGTTATGACCACTGCTGCGCCGGAAGCTGAATGCCTCGACGGCTGTTGAGGTTGGGGCTCTGTCTGGATTGGCGAATGCCCAACCGAATGCCTCGGCTGGTGCTGCTTGTTCGGCgatgaaatttgcccttttgaGTAGCTCTGTTGATGATGATGCTGTTGGCTTGGGGACGAAATTTGCCCATTTGAGTACCTCGGTTGTTGATTTGGGGAAGAAATTTCTACGTTAGAGTACTTCGGTTGTTGAGTTGGCGGAGAAATTTGTCCATTTGAGTACTTAGGTTGATTCGGGGAAGAAATTTCCCCATTTGAGCGCCTCTGTGGTTGATTCTGCTGAACTGGTGATGGCTGTTGCGGAATTTCGCTTCCGTTGCTCGTAGGCGTCGAGTTTTTGACCTTTAACACATCAAGAATCTCAACATATTTCTGCACTCTCCTCACCTGCAATGTAGGTGACACCAAAATTGGAAATTTCCAATTTTTGAGTCAGTATCTCACACAACTGATGTTCTCACATGGCAAAAACTAAAATCCACATCCTGAATGCCAAGTCAAAACTACCTGCATTTTCCTCTGCAATTTCACATCCCCATCAGCCACAATCCCATCCAATTTAATCAGCTGATTCATCAACATTTCAATCAGGTTCAACAACATCTTCTCCTCAACCTTCCCACCTTTATAAATCACCGATTCAAGAGCCGATACCTACCCAATTCCAATCAACCAAAATTCCATCAGAAAAATTCAACTCACACTCAATCAACCAACTTATCACCCTCTAAAAAATGCTTCCCAAAATTACCAAGTACAGCAAAATTATACCTGTCCAGCTAGCCTATCGACGTCCAAACTGATATCGGAGATCGATTTCGAAGCCTTTTCCATCTTAGCAGTCTTTTTCATCGCGAGGTACCTTTTTTCTTGGCTAATTGGGTCCTCAACCAGGACCATCTTCGAACGGTCCTTGACCCCAACAATGTCGAGGAACTGCTTGGAGTCCCTCTCCTTGTCCTTGTACATCAGCTTCTGATCCTCGTGGTGTAAGCCCGTGGGCCCTGATAACATCTTCTTCAATTCCCCTGCAATAATCCCAAAATCCATAAAttcatcaaaatcaatggaCTAACTTGAAAAAATCCATTTACAAATCGGGTGGCTGAGGAATAGGTTGAGTTTATACGAGCAGCACTAGAAGAGTCCTCGTTTACTCTTCGAAACGCTACTCTCCTAATCCATTTCTTTGGACTGAATCTCAGTGAATCATGGCATcaaggccactctgccacttacaatacccGTCACATAATTATAGATGTCTACTAAACTTTTgccatacaaaaaaaaaaacccttgaaaaCCCCATTGGACAGAGAATTTAGAGGATACCGAAGGAGGCTTGGGAGCTGATGTTCACTTCGTGGTAGACCGACCCGTATTTGACCCGGACCCGGATGGTGGGCGGTGGGATACGGGTTTGATCCGAATCCGTTCGCTTCTGAACCAGCATTCCTCCGGGTCTCACCTCCCACTCACCGGCGG carries:
- the LOC131319143 gene encoding BAG family molecular chaperone regulator 3-like isoform X2; its protein translation is MMRMKTKTTPPPPTTNGSSAAGEWEVRPGGMLVQKRTDSDQTRIPPPTIRVRVKYGSVYHEVNISSQASFGELKKMLSGPTGLHHEDQKLMYKDKERDSKQFLDIVGVKDRSKMVLVEDPISQEKRYLAMKKTAKMEKASKSISDISLDVDRLAGQVSALESVIYKGGKVEEKMLLNLIEMLMNQLIKLDGIVADGDVKLQRKMQVRRVQKYVEILDVLKVKNSTPTSNGSEIPQQPSPVQQNQPQRRSNGEISSPNQPKYSNGQISPPTQQPKYSNVEISSPNQQPSYSKGQISSPNKQHQPRHSVGHSPIQTEPQPQQPSRHSASGAAVVITTQWETFDPAPPSTSNAGNPVHPKFNWGLLE
- the LOC131319143 gene encoding BAG family molecular chaperone regulator 2-like isoform X1, with the translated sequence MMRMKTKTTPPPPTTNGSSAAGEWEVRPGGMLVQKRTDSDQTRIPPPTIRVRVKYGSVYHEVNISSQASFGELKKMLSGPTGLHHEDQKLMYKDKERDSKQFLDIVGVKDRSKMVLVEDPISQEKRYLAMKKTAKMEKASKSISDISLDVDRLAGQVSALESVIYKGGKVEEKMLLNLIEMLMNQLIKLDGIVADGDVKLQRKMQVRRVQKYVEILDVLKVKNSTPTSNGSEIPQQPSPVQQNQPQRRSNGEISSPNQPKYSNGQISPPTQQPKYSNVEISSPNQQPRYSNGQISSPSQQHHHQQSYSKGQISSPNKQHQPRHSVGHSPIQTEPQPQQPSRHSASGAAVVITTQWETFDPAPPSTSNAGNPVHPKFNWGLLE